The sequence below is a genomic window from Streptomyces sp. V1I1.
GTACCGGGTGGCGACCTTGAGGTTGGGATGCGGGAGGCCGGGGTCGGTCAGCAGGGCTCGCTGCAGCTTGAACGCGGTCCGCTCGGCCTGCTCGTACAGGCGGGCGTGTTCGATGGCGGTGGCTGCCCGCGCGGACACCGCCTGGACGCTCCGTACGTCGTCCCGAGTGAACCTGCCGTGGGTGCGGGCGACCAGCACGGCGCCGATGGCTCGGCCGTCGCCGATGAGCGGCATGGCCAGTCTTCGCTCGTCGAGGACCGGGCGGCCGGCCCGCATCGCACGGACCGAGACCGGGACGGCGTCCGCGGAGGAATGAGCGAGCAGCTCTTCCCGGCCCGACACGGCAGCGCGGTACACCCCGCGCGGCTCCTCATTGCCCAGGTCACCGGTAGTGAGGGGCGAAGTGGGAAGCAGGTCGACCGCCGCCGCGTCGGCAAGACCGGGACTGAGGTAGCTGACCACCTCCAGGCACGTGGTCTCCGCGTCGAGAGTCGTCCCGATGCCTTCGCCGGTCTCCGCCAGCGAGAGGTAGGACAGAGCTGCCTGCAACTCGCCGGCCGACGCGGGCGCGGTCTCGAGGATGACTCCCAGGAGCCCGACGACTTCTCCGTGGATCGTCAGACGGTGCCATGTGCAGCGGCTGAGTGCGGTCACATGCGTGCGGGACACCCCGTCGGTGAGAACCCTGGTCAGCAGCAGCGTGGAGCCGACTCTCGGCCGGGCTCCCCAGCTGACGGGGCTGCCTGCCAGCCCTTCGTGCTCCTCCCCCACGATCTGGCAGTAGGCGGCGTCCGCGAAGACGTACCTCGTATCGGTGTCGAGGACAGCCAGGCCCACGGAATCAGCCTGCGAGTGGGCGCTCTGGTACCCACCGAGGGAGTCGGCACTCACATGATCGCCTCCTCCGGGTCCTGGCCCTTCTCCCCAGTCCCATGCGCCTCACGTCTACCCGCATTGGCGCACTTCAGCCAGGTCGCAGACCGGATTGCGGCGAGGCGGGGCCGGGGCGAGCCTCAGGGCCCAGGGCTGATGCCTCCCTGGAGGCGTTCCAGGTCTGCGGGACGGACCTGGATGGCCAGAAGGGCGATCACCGCGGCGATCACCGCGAAGATGGCGGCCACGATGAAGGCGGCGGAGACCCCCGAGGTGAGCACTTCGTCGCCCCAGGGCGGCGGGAGTTGACCGGTGCGTTCGAAGAACAGCCGCTCCCTCGGACCGGCCTGGGCCATGAAGCGCGGGATCTGCTCCTGGGTCTCGTTGCGGCTGGCCGTGCCGAACACCGTGACCAGGATGGACAGGCCGAGCGAGCCGCCCACCTGCTGGGTGGTGTTGAGCATGCCGGATGCGGCACCCGACTCG
It includes:
- a CDS encoding PP2C family protein-serine/threonine phosphatase; protein product: MSADSLGGYQSAHSQADSVGLAVLDTDTRYVFADAAYCQIVGEEHEGLAGSPVSWGARPRVGSTLLLTRVLTDGVSRTHVTALSRCTWHRLTIHGEVVGLLGVILETAPASAGELQAALSYLSLAETGEGIGTTLDAETTCLEVVSYLSPGLADAAAVDLLPTSPLTTGDLGNEEPRGVYRAAVSGREELLAHSSADAVPVSVRAMRAGRPVLDERRLAMPLIGDGRAIGAVLVARTHGRFTRDDVRSVQAVSARAATAIEHARLYEQAERTAFKLQRALLTDPGLPHPNLKVATRYLPSGSGSLVGGDWFETVRLHFGRTLLVMGDVMGHGVEAAVDMNSYRSTLREVAANDLPPHRVLRQLDNAISEAVTRRPATCLLVRVDPARGMGSFSSAGHLPPAVFSREGAAELIGVPVGPPLGTGLGGYEIISRSLQPGDTLLLFTDGLVERRGEDIDASLARLADVHAAPDSSLDELLDVVLDELDAAHAEDDVAVMAARIRRRPVVEHH